From Pseudomonas sp. G.S.17, the proteins below share one genomic window:
- a CDS encoding cell division protein FtsQ/DivIB, whose protein sequence is MNATARHQPPAPGRKPVPRGASRMVAKEPLSVRLPKANFGFLKVLFWPVMLVVLGFGTYEAAQRLLPYADRPITKINVQGDLSYISQQAVQQRIAPYVAASFFTIDLAGMRSELEQMPWIAHAEVRRVWPDQVVIRLEEQLPVARWGDEALLNNQGQAFTPRELANYEHLPQLFGPQRAQQQVMQQYQVLSQMLRPMGFSIVRLELRERGSWFLTTGAGSAGPGIELLLGRDHLVEKMRRFIAIYEKTLKEQITNIARIDLRYSNGLAVGWREPVATTTDKPAVAKN, encoded by the coding sequence AGCCGGTGCCGCGTGGTGCCAGTCGCATGGTGGCCAAGGAACCGCTGTCGGTGCGTCTGCCGAAAGCGAATTTCGGTTTTCTCAAGGTGCTGTTCTGGCCGGTGATGCTGGTGGTTCTGGGCTTTGGTACGTATGAGGCAGCGCAACGCTTGCTGCCTTATGCCGACCGGCCGATTACCAAGATCAACGTCCAGGGCGACCTGAGCTACATCAGTCAGCAGGCGGTGCAGCAGCGAATCGCGCCTTACGTGGCGGCCAGCTTCTTCACCATCGATCTGGCCGGCATGCGTTCGGAACTGGAACAGATGCCCTGGATCGCCCACGCGGAAGTGCGTCGCGTCTGGCCGGATCAGGTGGTGATCCGCCTTGAAGAACAGCTGCCGGTGGCGCGCTGGGGTGATGAAGCCTTGCTCAATAACCAGGGCCAGGCCTTTACCCCGCGCGAGCTGGCTAATTACGAACACCTTCCGCAGTTGTTTGGCCCGCAGCGGGCTCAACAGCAGGTGATGCAGCAGTACCAGGTTTTGAGTCAGATGTTGCGCCCGATGGGTTTCTCCATCGTCAGGCTGGAATTACGTGAACGTGGCAGCTGGTTTTTGACCACGGGCGCGGGCAGTGCCGGTCCGGGTATCGAGTTGTTGCTGGGACGCGACCACCTGGTGGAAAAAATGCGCCGCTTTATCGCCATTTACGAAAAAACGCTCAAAGAGCAGATCACGAACATTGCGCGCATCGACCTGCGCTACTCCAACGGCCTCGCCGTCGGATGGCGCGAGCCGGTGGCGACTACGACGGACAAACCCGCCGTCGCGAAGAATTGA
- the ftsA gene encoding cell division protein FtsA, which translates to MANVQSGKMIVGLDIGTSKVVALVGEVAADGTLEIVGIGTHPSRGLKKGVVVNIESTVQSIQRAVEEAQLMAGCRIHSAFVGVAGSHIRSLNSHGIVAIRDREVSSADLERVLDAAQAVAIPADQRVLHTLPQDYVIDNQEGVREPLGMSGVRLEAKVHVVTCAVNAAQNIEKCVRRCGLEIDDIILEQLASAYSVLTDDEKELGVCLVDIGGGTSDVAIFTEGAIRHTAVIPIAGDQVTNDIAMALRTPTQYAEEIKIRYACALAKLAGAGETIKVPSVGDRPPRELSRQALAEVVEPRYDELFTLIQAELRRSGYEDLIPAGIVLTGGTSKMEGAVELAEEIFHMPVRLGVPHSVKGLADVVRNPIYSTGVGLLLYGLQKQSDGISLSGISSSSNGYGDEPKAPVLERIKRWVQGNF; encoded by the coding sequence ATGGCAAACGTGCAAAGCGGCAAAATGATCGTCGGCTTGGATATCGGTACCTCCAAGGTGGTGGCACTGGTAGGCGAAGTCGCGGCCGATGGCACGCTGGAAATCGTCGGTATCGGCACCCATCCATCCCGCGGCCTGAAGAAAGGCGTGGTGGTGAATATCGAATCCACCGTGCAGTCGATCCAGCGCGCAGTGGAAGAGGCCCAGCTGATGGCCGGCTGCCGTATTCACTCGGCATTCGTCGGCGTGGCCGGCAGTCACATCCGCAGCCTGAACTCCCACGGCATCGTGGCGATTCGCGACCGTGAAGTCAGCTCCGCGGATCTGGAGCGGGTGCTCGACGCTGCCCAGGCCGTGGCGATTCCTGCCGACCAGCGCGTGCTGCACACCTTGCCCCAGGATTACGTGATCGATAACCAGGAAGGCGTTCGTGAGCCACTGGGCATGTCGGGTGTACGTCTGGAAGCCAAGGTTCACGTGGTGACCTGCGCGGTGAACGCTGCACAGAACATCGAAAAATGCGTGCGTCGCTGCGGTCTGGAAATCGACGACATCATTCTGGAGCAACTGGCTTCGGCGTACTCGGTACTTACCGATGACGAGAAAGAGCTGGGCGTATGCCTGGTCGACATCGGCGGCGGTACTTCCGATGTCGCGATCTTTACCGAAGGCGCGATTCGTCACACCGCCGTGATCCCGATTGCCGGTGATCAGGTGACCAACGACATCGCCATGGCGCTGCGTACACCGACGCAATACGCCGAAGAAATCAAGATTCGCTATGCCTGCGCCCTGGCCAAACTGGCCGGCGCCGGCGAGACCATCAAAGTGCCAAGCGTGGGCGATCGTCCACCGCGCGAACTGTCGCGTCAGGCTCTGGCTGAAGTGGTCGAACCACGCTACGACGAGCTGTTCACCCTGATTCAGGCTGAGCTGCGTCGCAGTGGCTACGAAGATCTGATCCCGGCTGGCATCGTGCTGACCGGTGGTACCTCGAAGATGGAAGGTGCGGTCGAACTGGCCGAGGAAATCTTCCACATGCCGGTGCGCCTCGGCGTTCCGCATAGCGTCAAAGGGCTCGCCGATGTTGTGCGAAACCCCATTTATTCCACTGGTGTCGGGTTGTTGCTGTACGGGCTGCAAAAGCAGTCTGACGGTATTTCGCTTTCCGGCATCAGTAGTAGCAGTAATGGCTACGGAGATGAACCTAAGGCTCCAGTGCTTGAACGTATCAAGCGCTGGGTGCAGGGCAATTTCTAG
- the ftsZ gene encoding cell division protein FtsZ has protein sequence MFELVDNVPQSPVIKVIGVGGGGGNAVNHMVKSNIEGVEFICANTDAQALKNIGARTILQLGTGVTKGLGAGANPEVGRQAALEDRERIAEVLQGTNMVFITTGMGGGTGTGAAPIIAEVAKEMGILTVAVVTRPFPFEGRKRMQIADEGIRMLSESVDSLITIPNEKLLTILGKDASLLSAFAKADDVLAGAVRGISDIIKRPGMINVDFADVRTVMSEMGMAMMGTGCASGPNRAREATEAAIRNPLLEDVNLQGARGILVNITAGPDLSLGEYSDVGSIIEAFASEHAMVKVGTVIDPDMRDELHVTVVATGLGAKIEKPMKVIDNTLQTTQQASAQPSARQELPSVNYRDLDRPTVMRNQAHAGATAAAKMNPNDDLDYLDIPAFLRRQAD, from the coding sequence ATGTTCGAACTCGTAGACAACGTCCCACAAAGCCCGGTAATCAAAGTTATCGGCGTCGGTGGTGGTGGCGGCAACGCTGTCAATCACATGGTCAAGAGCAACATCGAAGGCGTGGAATTCATTTGCGCCAACACCGATGCTCAGGCACTGAAAAACATCGGTGCGCGTACCATCCTGCAACTGGGGACGGGCGTGACCAAGGGGCTCGGCGCTGGCGCCAACCCTGAAGTCGGCCGTCAGGCTGCACTCGAAGATCGTGAGCGCATTGCAGAAGTTCTGCAGGGCACCAACATGGTCTTCATCACCACGGGCATGGGCGGCGGTACCGGTACCGGTGCAGCGCCGATCATCGCTGAAGTGGCCAAGGAAATGGGCATCCTGACCGTTGCGGTCGTGACGCGTCCATTCCCGTTCGAAGGCCGAAAGCGCATGCAGATTGCCGATGAAGGCATCCGCATGTTGTCCGAAAGCGTCGACTCGTTGATCACCATTCCCAACGAGAAGCTGCTGACCATCCTCGGTAAGGACGCCAGCCTGCTGTCGGCTTTCGCCAAGGCTGACGATGTACTGGCCGGTGCCGTTCGCGGTATCTCCGACATCATCAAGCGTCCGGGCATGATCAACGTCGACTTTGCCGACGTACGTACCGTGATGAGCGAAATGGGCATGGCGATGATGGGCACTGGCTGCGCCAGCGGTCCGAACCGTGCACGTGAAGCAACCGAGGCAGCCATTCGCAACCCGCTGCTCGAAGACGTGAACCTGCAAGGCGCACGCGGCATCCTGGTTAACATCACTGCCGGTCCTGACCTGTCTCTGGGTGAGTACTCGGACGTGGGTAGCATCATCGAAGCGTTCGCTTCCGAGCACGCCATGGTCAAGGTCGGTACTGTTATCGATCCGGACATGCGTGACGAGTTGCACGTGACTGTGGTTGCCACCGGCCTGGGCGCGAAAATCGAGAAACCGATGAAGGTGATCGACAACACCCTGCAGACCACTCAGCAAGCCTCGGCTCAGCCTTCTGCCCGTCAGGAGTTGCCGTCGGTGAACTACCGTGATCTGGACCGTCCTACCGTGATGCGCAATCAGGCTCACGCAGGCGCAACCGCAGCGGCGAAGATGAATCCGAACGATGATCTGGATTACCTGGACATCCCGGCTTTCCTGCGTCGTCAGGCTGATTGA